GGACTTTGACTCTGTCATTAATCCGATGGAGTTTGGTCTTATCCAGAATGATCAAGAATGGCACACCTGTAGTTTCAATGTGTAAAATAATCCTAAAAACTCAATACAACTGCTTTATGAGTGGACTTTTCTGAAGAAATCGTTAAGTATTTCATTGTTGGAGaatatgtatatttgttttGGTGCCTATTCTTTGCTTGCATAACAGGCTTGTGGTGTTTTCTAGTTATTCTTTTCAATATGATACTTCTCCATTCTAGTCTGTACTTCATTCTATTATCAATAAAAGGTTCAAAGTTAGTCCTcaaaaaggagaagaaataTCAAGACATAAATTTCATGGCTACTGTTGCAATTGGAATTAGCATTTAGCAACCTGCAAATAATGTTCACTCAGTGTAGAATGTGcgattcttttttttcctgaaGTTTTAAAGCTCCAGACTTTTCAATGTACTTTATCCCAGTCAATCTGAAgtcattgattttttttacaTTCACTGTCTTTGCCACTAACTTTCTTATGCACTTATCTGTCCTTTCCGCCAGGGTTTGCCTTAAGTGATTTCCTGACAGGAGCTAAAACTGGCCAGAAGTCAGTCAAAGACTCATTTCAAGCGAATGAAGATGGAGTAAGAATGAAGTGTTTGACAGATCTTGATGATGTTGAGAAGATCATAGGATACAAATTTATCAATAAGACCTTACTTAATCAGGCCTTTAcacatccatcatataacaagGGTTGTGCATCGTATGAGCGGCTTGAGTACGTGGGTGATTCAGTGCTTAATCTATTAATAGCAAAACAGCAATTTTCTCTTTATCCTGATCTTCCACCTGGATGTTTGACCCCACTTCGTGCTGCAAATGTTGACACAGAGAAGCTTGCACGTGTGGCTGTCAAGCATAATTTACATAAATATTTACGTCATGGGAAGCCGGCTCTTGAGAGACGAGTAAGTGATGGTTGAATATCCTAGTTTTCGCAGTTACTCTAATTCTGCTGTACTTCTTCTAGCAATTATTGACAACATAGAGATTGATGAGTCTTCAGGTTTCCCGTCCATTTATTGTGTATGCTTCCTGTACCAATAATCTGTGAATCTTCTAAGACATCTAAATGCATAGAAGCTAGTGTAATAATTTCTCTGTTCGAGATAGCTTTTGTActtgtttttaaataagattaCTATTTACTTTGAGTAGTGTAGTTTTTGATGTTGATTTAGAGTAAAATAGATTGTTTCTTGTGGCCGAAACAAATTGGAAGGATGTTGGACTTTTGCCACTGTTAGGGTAGAGAAGTTGGTTTAGGCTGCTAACTAATGAAAGTTGGATTCTCCAAGAACTGTGGTTGGTGCATGAAATTCTATTCATGTCAGATCTCTTGTTCTCGTGGTTAGAGTTAATGGAGGAACTTTCATAAACAAAATATAGATAAAATCTGAGGATGTGTTTAAAATAGTGGAGATTGGAGATATAACTTGGAGAAAAAGTAAATTTGGTATCACACAGACAAActtgcttatatatgcatacaATTTAGACACTAAAACAGTGCTTATTGCTGTTGTATTGAAGTGGTCAGACACAAGCATTTAAGTGGAAGAGGCTAGTAAGCATTTTGTTGTCCCTATTTTGATTGGTTTAATGTAGGTGTCATTTTCGAACTGAGATCATTATGTGACATTGTTTCAAGAAGAATTTTCATGTGGCTATCTACTGCTTACagaaaaaactcttcaaatctcGCCCAACCATCAAATGGTTGTCTTGTATTGGTCACAGCTGAGTGAGCATTAAAACAACAGCTGAGTGAGCGTTGTCATTCCATCAGAGCATATGGAACCAATTTTTAGGTCCATGTTAATGGAGCTAgctgtttttgttttgtcttttcctttttccttcttggCTAAGTAATTGAATTGGGTTGACAGATTCAAAGATTTATGGAGGTGCTTCCGAAATATCCTTTGCATTCCCATGGGTTGATTGATGCTCCAAAAGTGCTAGCTGATGTTGTTGAATCGACAATAGGAGCTGTGTTCATTGACAGCAATACTTGTATAGACACTACATGGGAGGTTTGCACATCCACTTTATCACTCAAATTTGTAACTTTTTGTATGAGGACTGTTGGCATCTAATTTTAATCAAATTACCAGTATCAAATTTGCTGTCTCTCATACTTGCTCTAAGTGTGTACATAAACTTGACAAATGCTTCTGATGTATATAGACTCCCATGGGGatatttttttgtcattttaaatCTGATTCCTATTTGTTTTCAACTTTTATGTTGATAAAATTGGCATAGTTCATTAACCATATATAGTGGTGGCTGCTATACTCTCAATTGACTGAAAGAAAGAGAGGATGAGAGAGGAGATTGCTGAGAGAATTAAAGTTCAAGAAGAAGAAGTTTTACGCCTCAGTGTAAGGGGACTATTTTTCTTGTTTAGCTAAATATAGCACTAATGCTTCTTATTTGCATAAATGATTgacaattttttaaattaggTTTCTGTACATCTAATCTGTCATATTAAGAAATTAGTCATGGTGATAGAATGGATAGTCCAGGTTTTGTAGTTTCCATCCCCTACTTTTCATTGATTGTGTGGAAggcttccaaaaaattaattgcctgctttagttgtttatcaactatttgaaaaatagaaaaacaaatacGCATAAACAAAGAATTTGCACACTCACATCTAGCCATGAGCACAAGAATACGATGTACAATGTCTCAATCCTTTGCAACCTCTTGGATCTAAAATTACTTAGTTTCTGCATAACTTCTGTGTAATGCTTTGTGTAAACATAATCTTATGCAGTTTCATTCATTACATTCTCATCATGCATGAAAAATGGATCAAACTCTAAATAAATAATTAGATTTTAGCATTTCTACAACTGCAGCACACACTTGAAATTCTACATTTGGGctgtttcttgcatgttttaTCCGTTGCTTCTGATTCTTTCGTTCAGGTAACCAGCATTTTACTGGACCCAATAATCACACCAGAGATGCTCCAGATTAACCCTGTGAAGAAACTGTATGAGCTGTGCCAGAAGTATAAACTTACTGTTCGACTTGTGGATCTTTGGTCTAAAGAAGGAGCCTTTGAGGTTTTTGTTAACAACCATCTCAGAGGAAGAGGTCATTGCCATGCAAAGAAGGAAATTGCATTGAACAGAGCAGCAAATGCTGCATATAATGAGGTCCTTAGAATCTTGAGGGTAGAAGATATTAACACGGTGTAGCAGGTAGGTAGATTCTCAAAAAATCTGTGCATAAAAACTTCTCAATCATCTTCGGCACAAAAGGGATTAACAGGGGTGGTAGCAGCTAGGTAGATGCTCACAAAATCTGGTTGTAAAACTTCTCATTCTCCTTTTAGTCAGTTTGTACTAAAAGTTAtcgagtaaattttatatacactgacagtgtatacactattatcATTGGATTCATGATATGTgtataaaagttgaatttcaaattcaaattttgcatagttgtcattcatccaatgctgacagtgtatacactgtcggtgtaggaaagattaatccaaagTTATCTCCATATTAATTGTTGcaaccaaaatttttcctttgctAGATTGTTTGATGGCCGAACAGCTATGCATGGGGAAGTTGATTGAGAAATATGAATGGTAGGACGGACCACGGGCAAGAACGGCTGCACCCCGCTCCTGGCAGATATGTGCATTTTGCACAACACTCCTAGCTTTGCTTGCACATGGTGTAATTTACTTTAAATAACGTGTaactttaaaataaaattttgtgaatctCACACATGTTATTAAAATTCAGATACAAGATGAAATTTGGACTGtacaaaatttttttgccaaattttggCCGTTAACTGCTCAGGGACGGTCATCAGAATGACCGTCCCTACCCCATTTCCATGGTAGGACTGGTTGTAGTAATCAACATCAGAATTTATGTAGCTGCAGAATTAGGGGTGATAGGCGACTGTCTTTCATACTTGTTTTGGTAAAGATGCCTTTGGTTTTGATGTGACTTTATGTATGTGTTTTTATATAACTAAACTGACTTGGTAAACGAAGAGCCTTGCAAACGTAGAACTTACCAACATACGACTTCAGATTAGAATGGATGGAATATAAATTAATGTCACGCCCTGTATCAGAAACGCAGCACTGTCATGCTCTAGGTAAAACCAAAGGCACAAGGCAACAAAATTCGATAGCAGCCATCACATTCATTACCATAATAATAGTTTACATCTTTAAATTATAACCAAGATTGAACCTTCTAAAATACGCTACAATATTCAAGTCTTATAACAGAGTGTATTTTACTAAAATATTAAGTTATTCACTAATCAAAAGATTGTCTCCATCTCTACCTAACACCCTTGCAAGCTATCAAAGTCTTTCTTAATGAATCTATCATCAACTGGACAATAAGAATAGTAGTGAAATGAGAGTCACTCATCCAATAAGTAGCACGTGTGCTTCTTGATTGGGTTGAGCATGATAGCGTACATAATATATTTCAAACATTATTCATTGATGCATGTATATGATTTAATAAAAGTGTGGTCATCAAAACAATTCAAGTACATAGCCAATAACACAATATTCACATTCATAAATGGTTCATGATAGTTATTCCTTGATTTCGGATATCTAGTTGTTAACTTGATTGGCTAACACGTACGATTTAATTGAAtctatttgtttggataggagtttatttggatgatttatttgagataattactataacattttttgtgatgtgatgtatgtgagataaaaaaaggcgattgaaatttgtgaagtaaattatttaatctcaaatcatctcaatccaaacacTGACATAACACACGAGTTGTTAAGGTAACGTTGGCTCAGACTGGGTCAAAGTCTAAAGCCAAGCAGGGAGTATTAGATGAGACATGTcgtgatccataacttatgagAGTGCTGGAGGGAAATGAAACAGCTCATAGAAATCTGTCTGATGCAGTAGGGTTTCATTTGTTAGTTAGTCAGAGACAATTTTTGACATTGATTAAACATGTATAATAAAATTAATCAGCTTAGGTGGAAATTTACTACATTCTTAATCGTGTTTTTactttcttacttttttttttttgaaggatacTTTCTTGCTTTC
The DNA window shown above is from Coffea arabica cultivar ET-39 chromosome 5e, Coffea Arabica ET-39 HiFi, whole genome shotgun sequence and carries:
- the LOC113688321 gene encoding ribonuclease 3-like protein 3 isoform X1; translated protein: MVAASSWLQSLLSQSKLLFSSQRLRKYGFALSDFLTGAKTGQKSVKDSFQANEDGVRMKCLTDLDDVEKIIGYKFINKTLLNQAFTHPSYNKGCASYERLEYVGDSVLNLLIAKQQFSLYPDLPPGCLTPLRAANVDTEKLARVAVKHNLHKYLRHGKPALERRIQRFMEVLPKYPLHSHGLIDAPKVLADVVESTIGAVFIDSNTCIDTTWEVTSILLDPIITPEMLQINPVKKLYELCQKYKLTVRLVDLWSKEGAFEVFVNNHLRGRGHCHAKKEIALNRAANAAYNEVLRILRVEDINTV
- the LOC113688321 gene encoding ribonuclease 3-like protein 3 isoform X3, whose translation is MVAASSWLQSLLSQSKLLFSSQRLRKYGFALSDFLTGAKTGQKSVKDSFQANEDGVRMKCLTDLDDVEKIIGYKFINKTLLNQAFTHPSYNKGCASYERLEYLARVAVKHNLHKYLRHGKPALERRIQRFMEVLPKYPLHSHGLIDAPKVLADVVESTIGAVFIDSNTCIDTTWEVTSILLDPIITPEMLQINPVKKLYELCQKYKLTVRLVDLWSKEGAFEVFVNNHLRGRGHCHAKKEIALNRAANAAYNEVLRILRVEDINTV
- the LOC113688321 gene encoding ribonuclease 3-like protein 3 isoform X4, producing MKCLTDLDDVEKIIGYKFINKTLLNQAFTHPSYNKGCASYERLEYVGDSVLNLLIAKQQFSLYPDLPPGCLTPLRAANVDTEKLARVAVKHNLHKYLRHGKPALERRIQRFMEVLPKYPLHSHGLIDAPKVLADVVESTIGAVFIDSNTCIDTTWEVTSILLDPIITPEMLQINPVKKLYELCQKYKLTVRLVDLWSKEGAFEVFVNNHLRGRGHCHAKKEIALNRAANAAYNEVLRILRVEDINTV
- the LOC113688321 gene encoding ribonuclease 3-like protein 3 isoform X2, translated to MKTTPEHQCFLLGFALSDFLTGAKTGQKSVKDSFQANEDGVRMKCLTDLDDVEKIIGYKFINKTLLNQAFTHPSYNKGCASYERLEYVGDSVLNLLIAKQQFSLYPDLPPGCLTPLRAANVDTEKLARVAVKHNLHKYLRHGKPALERRIQRFMEVLPKYPLHSHGLIDAPKVLADVVESTIGAVFIDSNTCIDTTWEVTSILLDPIITPEMLQINPVKKLYELCQKYKLTVRLVDLWSKEGAFEVFVNNHLRGRGHCHAKKEIALNRAANAAYNEVLRILRVEDINTV